Genomic window (Haloarchaeobius salinus):
TGAGCGCGAGCTCCAGTTCCCGCCGTACAACGCACAGGAGCTGACCAACATCCTCTCCTCGCGCGCCGAGATCGCGCTCCGGGAGGACACCTACGACGAAGCGGTCGTGCGGCTCTGTGCGGCCCTCGCGGCGAAGGACCGCGGCTCCGCGCGACAGGCGCTCGACCTGCTCCTGCTCGCCGCAGAACAGGCCGAGAACGGCGACGACGACCACGTCTCCGAGCGCCACGTCGAGGCGGCACGCCACGAGCTCGAACGCGAACGCGTCGAGGAGGGCATCCGCCAGCTCACCCAGCACGGTCACCTCGCCCTGCTCGCCGTCGTCTCCATCGCGGCCGAGGGCGACACCCCCGGACGGAGTCGGGCCATCTACGACCGCTACCTCGACATCTGCGACGGCTACGGCGTCGACAGCCTCGCCCAGCGGTCGGTCCACAACCACCTCTCCGACCTGCGGATGCTCGGTATCCTGACCGCCCGGGAGAACCGCTCGGGCTCGCGGGGGAACTTCTACTCCTACGAGCTGGACGTCCCCCTCGAGTCCGCGCTCACGGCACTTGAGGACGAGCTCGACATGCAGCAGCGATTCTCCGACCTGCGGACCGTCGCGACGATGAACGAGGTCCGCTGAGGCCACACACGACGAACGGCTCCCCCTCCCAAACGCATTTCTCCACGGGGACAGACCACCGTTTCATGTCGTCACCTCCGGTCCGAGACGGCCAGACGTCCGCCGAGGCTCCCGCGCCGCCGGACGGTGAGGCGTACGAACCCCCCAGGCGGGCCGGCTACCGCGCCGGCACCCCGTTTCGCTACTCCGCGCTGACGCTCACGCTGCTTTCGGTGGTCGTCAGCCCGATCGCGCTCGTCGTCTTCGCCTGGCTGGCGACCACGACCGCCGGCTTCGAAACTGCGTTCCCGTTCGTCGTCTTCGAGGAGACCACCGACGGGTTCACGCTCGCGCTCGACATCGCCCAGTTCGGCACGGTGTTCGTCGTCGCGCTCGTCGGCACCGTCGTCCTCCACGAGCTGGTCCACGGACTCGTCTTCCGGCTGCTCGGCTTCGACGTCTCGTTCGGTGTCGCCCCCAGGCTCGGCGCGTTCTACACGGCGATCTTCGAGCAGTTCCAGACGCGACGCCAGCTCGCCATCGCCGTCCTCGCGCCGCTCGTCGTCCTCACGCCCATCGGCGTCCTCCTGCTCCTGGTTCCGGGGCCGCACGTCCCGTTCGTCTGGTTCGGGCTGGTCCTGAACACCGGCGGCGCGGTCGGCGACCTGTTCGTGGTCTGGCGGCTGCGCCGGCTCCCGCCCGGGACCCTGTTCTACGACGTGGACGCGTACACCTCGTACATCTACGAACCGGAGTGACTGTGTCGGGACCACGTGTCGGGCGGTCCGCAGGCGAGAAAGGGACCGGTCGCCGTCCGCCTACAGGTCCATCCCGCCGTTGGCGTCGATGACCTCGCCGGTGATGTACGAGGACTCCTCGCTCGCGAGGAACCGGACGATGGCGGCGATGTCCTCGATCTCCGCGAACCGTCCGAGCGGGATCTGGGAGACGATGCGCTCTTTGACGTCCTCCGGGACGCTCTCGAGCATGTCGGTCCGGGTGAAGCCGGGCGCGACGCAGTTGGCCGTCGAGCCGCCGCTCGCGAGCTCGATAGCGATGGTCCGCGTGAAGCCGAACATCCCCGCTTTCGCCGCGGCGTAGTTGGCCTGCCCGAAGTTGCCCTGCTTGCCGACGATGGAGGAGATGTTGATGAGACGGCCCTCGGTCGCCTCCCAGATGTCGTCGTAGAACGTCTTCGTGCAGTTGAACATCCCGCCGAGGTTCACGTCCATCACCTTGTCCCAGTCCTCGCGCGACATCTTCACGAACCGGGTGTCCTTCGTGATGCCCGCGTTGTTGACGAGGACGTCGACGGAGCCGAACGCGTCGTGGGCCTCCTCGCGCATGGCCTCGACCTCGACCATGTCGGTCACGTCCGCCTGGGACGCGATGGCGTCACCGCCCTCCCGGCGGATCTCCTCGCAGGCCGACTCGGCCGACTCGGCCGACGACCGGTAGTTGACCACGACGTTCGCTCCCTCCCGACCGAGGTGCTCGGCGATGCCGCGTCCGATGCCGCGTCCTGCGCCTGTGATGACGCATGTGCGTCCGTCCATGTGCATGATAGGTGTCCAGGGCGCGGACGACTCGGGCCACGGCGACGGCCGCCGGGGCCGGTCGTCCGTCCATACGGGATGTTCACGAAAAACGAACTTAAATATTCCTCAGGCTATGGAGTCGCCGAAACGATAGAAACCCAGTCGGCAGCGGCCACCGTTCCGTCGGAGACGGTCGGGTCGCCGCGCCGGTTGCTGGCCGCCTACGCGGTGTGGTCGGCCGCCGCGTCGATCCAGTCCTCGACGCGTGAGACCGGCAGCTCGGTCGTCTCGGCGAGGTCGACCGCGTCGGCGGCCGCGAGGGCGGCGATGGAGTCGACGCCGGCGTCGCGCAGGCGCTCGGCGTACGCCGGGCCGATACCGTCGATCTCCTCGAGGCCAGCCTCGTCGGTGCCCTCGACCTCGATCTCGACGCTGGAGTCCTCGCTGTCCTCGGCCGCGGCCGCGTCCGTCTCCGGTTCCGCGTCGACGCCGGGCGTCGACACGTCGCCGGTGTCGTCGACCATGCGCTCCCCGAACCACTCGCAGACGTCCGGCCAGAGCTCGGCGTGGCTGCGCGAGGAGACCGACATGCCGATGTGGCCCGTCGGGAACTCCATGATCGTCTTGTCGTCCGTCGCGAGCACGTCGTTGAACGGCTTCGACGCCTCCGGCGGGATGAGGTGGTCGTACTCGGCGACGATCTGGAGCACCGGCATCTGGATGTTGTCGATGTCGACGTGCTCGCCACCCAGGTACAGCTCGTTCTCCATGAGCTTGTTCTCCTGGTAGATGTCGCGGATGAACTCGTTGTACGTCTCGCCCGCGACGTCGATGCCGTCGCCGAGCCACTCCTCCATCCGGGCGAAGTTCTCCACGAAGTCCTCGTCCTCCATGTTCTCGTAGAACCGGACGTACTTCGTGACGTAGT
Coding sequences:
- a CDS encoding DUF3267 domain-containing protein, with translation MSSPPVRDGQTSAEAPAPPDGEAYEPPRRAGYRAGTPFRYSALTLTLLSVVVSPIALVVFAWLATTTAGFETAFPFVVFEETTDGFTLALDIAQFGTVFVVALVGTVVLHELVHGLVFRLLGFDVSFGVAPRLGAFYTAIFEQFQTRRQLAIAVLAPLVVLTPIGVLLLLVPGPHVPFVWFGLVLNTGGAVGDLFVVWRLRRLPPGTLFYDVDAYTSYIYEPE
- the fabG gene encoding 3-oxoacyl-[acyl-carrier-protein] reductase, giving the protein MHMDGRTCVITGAGRGIGRGIAEHLGREGANVVVNYRSSAESAESACEEIRREGGDAIASQADVTDMVEVEAMREEAHDAFGSVDVLVNNAGITKDTRFVKMSREDWDKVMDVNLGGMFNCTKTFYDDIWEATEGRLINISSIVGKQGNFGQANYAAAKAGMFGFTRTIAIELASGGSTANCVAPGFTRTDMLESVPEDVKERIVSQIPLGRFAEIEDIAAIVRFLASEESSYITGEVIDANGGMDL
- the phaC gene encoding class III poly(R)-hydroxyalkanoic acid synthase subunit PhaC, translating into MQNPFAATLDMQRQAWENASELFEKSQVAPDRAETLQDVDVGETPSEVVYEENKLRLLHYESRTDEQEPVPILIVYALINRPYILDLQPDRSVVRTLLDNGYDVYMIDWGEPSNLDRSLTLDDYVNRYIDNCVDEVRHRSGQDSINVLGYCMGGTMSTMYAALYPEKVHTLALMAAGLCFGGDSGVLELWGAEDHYDPEKVTDTFGNVPAEFLDVGFALMDPVQNYVTKYVRFYENMEDEDFVENFARMEEWLGDGIDVAGETYNEFIRDIYQENKLMENELYLGGEHVDIDNIQMPVLQIVAEYDHLIPPEASKPFNDVLATDDKTIMEFPTGHIGMSVSSRSHAELWPDVCEWFGERMVDDTGDVSTPGVDAEPETDAAAAEDSEDSSVEIEVEGTDEAGLEEIDGIGPAYAERLRDAGVDSIAALAAADAVDLAETTELPVSRVEDWIDAAADHTA
- a CDS encoding orc1/cdc6 family replication initiation protein, translated to MRRFERKRAIFANKDALRESYQPDSIEERDEEIEAYMDALQPVVDGWEPNNVFLYGNTGVGKTAVTEYLLSLLQDDVEEYDDVDLSVVSLNCKPLSSSYQVAVELVNELRPDGGEISTTGYPQQTVFNKLYEELDEVGGTILLVLDEIDAIGERDELLYELPRARSKGDLEAAKVGIIGISNDFKFRDQLDPRVQDTLCERELQFPPYNAQELTNILSSRAEIALREDTYDEAVVRLCAALAAKDRGSARQALDLLLLAAEQAENGDDDHVSERHVEAARHELERERVEEGIRQLTQHGHLALLAVVSIAAEGDTPGRSRAIYDRYLDICDGYGVDSLAQRSVHNHLSDLRMLGILTARENRSGSRGNFYSYELDVPLESALTALEDELDMQQRFSDLRTVATMNEVR